The window GGGAGATAGAAAGAAACTCGTTGATGCTGTCAAAAAGGCTCCGTATAAGTTTTGGAAAGCTATTGACAGCATAGAAAGGTGGAAGTCATGCACATGAAAGAGTATTGGATCAGTAGATTCAAGTCACAAGGTCCGACTATGGTTGAGGGGACTCCAAGCGAGTATGAGACCAGAACGAAACAGAAGGTTGCCCTGCTTAGTGGGCTGATCAAGATGCACTTCACAAAGAAGTCGTTGCTGCTTGACTATGGATGTTGTAACGGAAGACTTGCGCATCCGTTGTCGGAGCTGGTGCAAAAGGTGTACGGAGTGGATATCGTGCCGGATGCGATAGCGATGGCGAAAGCTGTGGACAATAAGAAAGCAGATTTTTTTCTACTTGAGGAAGGTCCCCTACCCTTCCGAACAGGGTTCTTCAGTGGTGCGTATGCGATCACTACGCTTGCACATGTCCCACATGATGAAATAGGACAGGTAGCTCAGGAAATAAAGAGGGTTGTGCGGAAAAACGGGATTATGATTCTCTACGAGAATGTCTCGTACTGGATTGAGAAACCAAAGAGCCATATGTTTTTCAGATCTGTTAAAAAGTATGCCGAGCTTTTTGGACCCTGTGAGGTAATCGAAGGGGTTGATAAACCACGACCGGATGACCTCATGAAAGAAGAACACGTAGTAATGATATTCAGGAACTTGAAGTGAGAACAGATCAGGTAAGGAAAATAGCGGTTCACTTCCAGAATGGCATAGGGAACTGGATCATGTTCACTCCATCAGTGCAGGCTCTGAAATCACTGTACCCGAATGCTACCATGACA of the Thermodesulfobacteriota bacterium genome contains:
- a CDS encoding class I SAM-dependent methyltransferase, coding for MHMKEYWISRFKSQGPTMVEGTPSEYETRTKQKVALLSGLIKMHFTKKSLLLDYGCCNGRLAHPLSELVQKVYGVDIVPDAIAMAKAVDNKKADFFLLEEGPLPFRTGFFSGAYAITTLAHVPHDEIGQVAQEIKRVVRKNGIMILYENVSYWIEKPKSHMFFRSVKKYAELFGPCEVIEGVDKPRPDDLMKEEHVVMIFRNLK